GGCTCCAATTTCGACGACAGCGAGCGCGAGCCGTTGGTCTTGCCCAGCCGGGTGCCGAACCTCTTGGTCAACGGCTCCGGCGGCATCGCCGTGGGGATGGCCACGAACATCGCGCCGCACAATCTCCGGGAGGTTGTCGACGCCACGGTGAGGCTGATTCGGAATCCCGAGCTCAGCGTCGACGAGCTGATGGCGGACGATCCAGCCACGGGTCGCCTCGGAGTGCGCGGCCCTGATTTCCCGACCGCCGGGCTCATCTACGGAACCCGTGGCATTCGGGATGGCTTCCACACCGGGCGCGGGCGTGTGGTAATGCGTGCCCGCTGTCACGTGGAACCAATCCCGGGCAAGGGCGGACGCGAACAGATCGTGATCACGGAGCTGCCCTATCAGGTCAACAAGGCGGAGCTCCTGAAGAAGATTGCGGACCTGGTGCGCGAGAAGCGCATCGAGGGCGTCAGCGACCTGCGCGACGAGTCGGACCGGCAAGGCATGCGCGCTGTGATCGAGCTCAAGCGCGATGCCGCGGATCAAATCGTGCTGAATCAGCTGTTTCAGCTGACTGCGCTGCAGAGCACGTTCGGCGTCAACAACCTGGCGATCGTCGGTGGCCGCCCGCAGCTGCTGAGCCTCAACGAGGTGCTGCAACACTTCATTCTCCATCGGCGCGAGGTCGTGACGCGCCGCACTCGTTTCGAGTTGCGCAGGGCAGAGGAGCAGCTCGAGATCGTGGAAGGTCTCGGAATGGCAGTCACGGAAGTCGACCTGGTGGTGTCGACCATTCGAGCTGCCGCGGACGTCGAGCAGGCTCGCATTGCGCTCGTGCAACTGCCCTTGAAGGGGCTCGAGCAGTTCGTGCAGCGTGCCGGCCGACCGCAGGACGAGGTCGACGCTGCCCGGGAGCGTGCGGA
This DNA window, taken from Pseudomonadota bacterium, encodes the following:
- a CDS encoding DNA gyrase subunit A — protein: MTETRSKIPVSIEEELRNSYLEYAMSVIIGRAIPDVRDGLKPVHRRVLFAMHEMRIHWNQSYRKSARVVGEVLGKYHPHGDSAVYDALVRMAQDFSMRYPLVDGQGNFGSVDGDSPAAMRYTEVRMARFASELLADIDKDTVEFGSNFDDSEREPLVLPSRVPNLLVNGSGGIAVGMATNIAPHNLREVVDATVRLIRNPELSVDELMADDPATGRLGVRGPDFPTAGLIYGTRGIRDGFHTGRGRVVMRARCHVEPIPGKGGREQIVITELPYQVNKAELLKKIADLVREKRIEGVSDLRDESDRQGMRAVIELKRDAADQIVLNQLFQLTALQSTFGVNNLAIVGGRPQLLSLNEVLQHFILHRREVVTRRTRFELRRAEEQLEIVEGLGMAVTEVDLVVSTIRAAADVEQARIALVQLPLKGLEQFVQRAGRPQDEVDAARERA